The nucleotide window TGCGTCCATAGGGCAGATTCACGGTGATTTCGTCGGCAAAACCGCCCAGGCCGACTTCGTCGAGCAGTGCCCGCGCCCGTGCATTCAGGGAGGTGAGGCTGCGTTCGCTGCGCCAGAAGTGAAAGGACAGGCCGGTGTTGCGCTGCAGGGCGATGCGCACGTTATCCAGCACGGAGAGCTGGGGGAAAACGGCGGAAATCTGGAAGGATCGGATGATGCCTTTGCGGGCGATGTCGGCAGGCTGATCGTGGGTGATTTCCTGGCCGTCGAAATAGATCTGGCCCTGGGTGGGCTTGATGAATTTGGTCAGAAGATTGAAGCAGGTGGTCTTGCCTGCGCCATTGGGGCCGATCAGCGCATGGATCTGGCCGCGTTGCACCTGGAGATTGACCGCATCGACGGCGACGAAGCCCAGAAAAGTCTTGGTGAGGTTGCGGGTTTCGAGGATGATGGAGGTTTTCATATTGAACGTTAGCCTCTTTGATACGAACGCACGGTGCCATCAGCCATATGCCTGGTCACAGACGATCGGTTGTTTTGCCTGGACGGAAATCGACTGAGCAGCGCTTCTATTTTTTTCTTTGCCTCCAACAGCAACGGAACGTAGCGGTTTTCGACTTCTTCTAGTTTCACGATTCTGGCAATGGCAATCATATTGATCACACAAACCACTTCGCCGTCATGCATGATGGCTGCAGCAGCGCCCCGATTTGATTTCAAAAATTCCTGATCTGAAAGTGCATAACCCCGGCTGAGGGTTTCGCTGATGATCCGGCTGGTGGCGGCCTGGTCTTTGGCCAGCTGCTCGTATGGGTCGTCCGATAGGGCCAAGCGTTTCAGCAGGGCCTGCTGCTGTTTTTCCCCTATATTTGCCAGATAGGCCCGGCCGGTGGCAGACG belongs to Castellaniella sp. and includes:
- a CDS encoding ABC transporter ATP-binding protein, giving the protein MKTSIILETRNLTKTFLGFVAVDAVNLQVQRGQIHALIGPNGAGKTTCFNLLTKFIKPTQGQIYFDGQEITHDQPADIARKGIIRSFQISAVFPQLSVLDNVRIALQRNTGLSFHFWRSERSLTSLNARARALLDEVGLGGFADEITVNLPYGRKRALEIATTLAMEPSLMLLDEPTQGMGHEDVDRVTQLIKQVSAGRTILMVEHNMKVVSSIADRITVLARGAVLAEGDYAAVSSNPAVMEAYMGTTQGELEGAHA
- a CDS encoding helix-turn-helix domain-containing protein, translating into MSTSVIPVNALVRGLLVLETLNASGPAGLSDIWRKTGLPKATVFRMLETLHEHGYVTYDPSSQVYQVSLRALALSNNVSYGQQLLQIAAPVISSLREDLGWPSDLTVFQHDKMVIVDTNREPGMLSSNRSVGSRVPMMASATGRAYLANIGEKQQQALLKRLALSDDPYEQLAKDQAATSRIISETLSRGYALSDQEFLKSNRGAAAAIMHDGEVVCVINMIAIARIVKLEEVENRYVPLLLEAKKKIEALLSRFPSRQNNRSSVTRHMADGTVRSYQRG